One genomic window of Arvicanthis niloticus isolate mArvNil1 chromosome 24, mArvNil1.pat.X, whole genome shotgun sequence includes the following:
- the LOC143438187 gene encoding syncytin-A — protein sequence MVRPWVFCLLLFPSAYSDSWMPLVNQTQRLLRDANSSFSSNCWVCLSIQTQRSLAMPAPLRAWTETPMKLRIMYSARTLSGPYPITDLERRLQNSHPLTPHYSFVNPDRRAIAFLQITSVTGILPILSRLTSVRYPNDHVYESAQRPIWGSLSTQTILTSQAPLCISRFFKNSKHATFVGNLPASLCNHTFQLSPSANHQSVDLSNSYAFAPLMAMPGSKWRNPLRFSGPPTLNSGKPYHSCPVDDIHCHTYPTTPWRYCPSFPSSTCYNLTLFEPNNASHPTTLSVDTTYFKIKLQGDKDPYPLFQYQPLMGAALSGQYSIWEYEPTVEENGGITPNIFSHLVSLTYSFCLNSSGVFFLCGNSTYVCLPANWSGVCTLVFQYPDIQLLPNNQTITVPLLATVPSSVPASRRKRALPLLPLLAGLGIASALGLGIAGITTSTMYFQQLSKALSESLDEIAMSIISLQDQIDSLAGVVLQNRRALDLIVAERGGTCLFLQEECCFYINQSGVVRYAARKLRERASELGPSSSSSWIQWMGLGPWLPSWLTSFMGPILFILVLLVFRPCLLNCLTHSVSQRMSSFIHNTTKGHVDKILLLRESQYKRLSQEPPEEDAV from the coding sequence ATGGTTCGTCCTTGGGTTTTCTGCCTCCTCCTGTTCCCCTCTGCCTACTCGGACAGCTGGATGCCCCTGGTAAACCAGACTCAACGCCTCCTCCGGGACGctaactcttccttctcttccaacTGCTGGGTCTGTTTATCCATCCAAACTCAACGCTCTCTAGCCATGCCAGCCCCACTAAGGGCTTGGACAGAGACACCCATGAAACTTCGTATCATGTATTCTGCCCGGACCCTCTCTGGCCCTTATCCTATTACCGACCTCGAGAGACGCCTCCAGAATTCCCACCCATTGACTCCTCATTACTCTTTTGTCAACCCTGACCGACGGGCCATTGCTTTCCTTCAGATCACCAGTGTAACAGGCATACTCCCCATCCTCTCCCGCCTCACCTCGGTGAGATACCCCAATGACCACGTCTACGAATCTGCCCAGCGCCCCATATGGGGATCACTCTCCACGCAGACAATCCTCACCTCCCAGGCTCCTCTCTGCATATCCCGTTTCTTCAAGAATTCAAAACATGCCACCTTCGTGGgcaatctccctgcctctctttgCAATCACACCTTTCAGCTCTCCCCATCTGCCAACCACCAGTCCGTAGATCTGTCCAACAGCTATGCCTTTGCCCCTCTAATGGCCATGCCAGGCTCTAAATGGAGAAATCCCTTACGCTTTTCAGGACCCCCTACCCTAAACTCAGGGAAGCCTTACCACTCCTGCCCAGTAGATGACATCCACTGTCACACCTACCCCACCACCCCCTGGAGGTACTGTCCTTCCTTCCCGTCTAGCACTTGCTATAACCTCACCCTATTTGAACCCAACAATGCGAGTCACCCTACTACCCTGTCTGTGGATACCACATACTTCAAGATTAAACTCCAGGGAGACAAAGACCCCTATCCACTCTTTCAGTACCAGCCCCTCATGGGGGCAGCCCTCTCTGGACAATATTCAATCTGGGAGTATGAGCCCACTGTTGAGGAAAACGGGGGTATCACTCCAAATATCTTCTCCCATCTTGTCTCCTTAACATATTCCTTCTGTCTCAACTCCTCGGGCGTTTTCTTCCTCTGTGGAAACTCAACTTATGTCTGTCTCCCGGCCAATTGGTCGGGCGTCTGCACCCTTGTCTTCCAATACCCGGATATTCAACTCCTGCCTAACAACCAAACCATAACGGTCCCGCTTTTGGCTACAGTTCCCTCCTCTGTCCCCGCTTCTCGCCGGAAGCgagcccttcctctccttcctcttcttgcaGGCCTGGGCATTGCTTCCGCCCTCGGGTTAGGCATCGCCGGTATTACCACCTCAACCATGTATTTCCAACAGCTTTCCAAGGCTCTCTCGGAGAGCCTAGACGAAATAGCCATGTCCATTATCAGCCTCCAAGACCAAATAGACTCGTTGGCGGGTGTCGTTCTCCAAAACCGCAGAGCTCTGGACCTCATTGTGGCTGAGAGAGGGggcacctgcctcttcctccaggaaGAATGCTGCTTCTACATAAACCAGTCTGGAGTAGTCCGGTATGCGGCAAGGAAACTTCGAGAAAGGGCATCGGAACTCGGTCCAAGCAGCTCGAGCTCTTGGATCCAGTGGATGGGGCTGGGACCCTGGCTACCCTCTTGGTTGACTTCCTTCATGGGACCTATTCTCTTTATCCTGGTACTGCTCGTTTTCAGACCTTGTCTTCTGAATTGCCTGACTCATTCTGTATCCCAGCGAATGAGTTCTTTCATTCACAACACCACCAAAGGGCACGTGGACAAGATCCTTCTGCTTCGAGAGTCCCAGTACAAGAGACTTTCCCAAGAGCCCCCGGAGGAGGACGCTGTCTAG